A genomic region of Chaetodon auriga isolate fChaAug3 chromosome 11, fChaAug3.hap1, whole genome shotgun sequence contains the following coding sequences:
- the tacc2 gene encoding uncharacterized protein tacc2 isoform X4, producing MPEVIESKREGESVRRDSLERVATVALAEREKAVGENGLGGIEKCLSSAVGETEGLLDSLPQLSLICSQGKRSLAFSAKEGQAASEESCTSKMPHNSAEIELKRQRETAIRSADTELSPAEEGARGKEPFSRLEAYINISPLGLITGPDCQDHSAAGLERAVEGGGGGGGGGGGGGGEEVELKGGLAKEHSSFSQPEGSASGVSSSETETCPPTDVAESQLKSQSWRESIATITESICTEKDRLSHPCQEQHGSAISPLPADPEQSSSNTDGGVRADLKLNLISEEWGDTCEESSITETERNSSQVFLSLISPQPLTTSRQIPVERQASNNQQVQPESSTTEARTAESASEFQVQAQSQSKRGSPTMSGAGVNLYDSSGCNNRVHFADTVKQEGSSSVDLRNMLVSAMDCASLPPLTVHESLHHPIVEASYTFPDFLSLKKQEIPTNAAPMTGERAIQCPADLTKPQKDVQLDKGDAETKDTKKNINIDQSGTNTVDLQSVTEACSKQLPAPDEKNQTGNEKYFVLSPTAGITASEADHLPVEQVSANVTKQVEMETEKGAVNVCLSKEKEIDQLHAKSQGSVKTGQPQESPLISDATVILEEKEGKQHPLLSCSVLPADDVTCKPLNVVSAELPSGHLSTDLDPSSKSETVTLTSIASSEAKPSDPSYQPPDQLDQTPPCGLVTTDPVTTSEGSTIHSADLTKGESASEVTASDQSMPVTEQCPTNPTFVLPPPGPMLSHLEFITDCDISLPEQKDNHSADGDSTKLCGEVDGSKSREMTPVSVALDLKQGDVSVTADETCPKLEDGNYATESDIKLDNSVIDDVNIPFPQEQSLSPAAKPPGATCALAKGGSDNIISLSHTEPVSVGIKPVICEASIKDDLINVSCPLSSDLPTNEAYDATKQDNVKEKHTMGDQTCTLFEEEKKQTEESTMDNQKETANRNKLQTGKTGTTPQQSNRPDKEALEEIGDLQPPHKHKVQNTESPVRDIKEEEDMKSGIVSNSQRETSCLSPDQPAGSSEDISAEVESGSEPQTVYDQSSCQNPTATLERRSDRDTAPDLSVALGQSESTPDPVCFAQQQDQQQPHLGSRHPTEELSGGCLEGPEKTNSQGRQTQALVPGVRGAAEKGDGENLCQSGSRDDLTGDDSSDNEQVISLEKGEGVQAAPGVDRVCVSLQLACDLNDSGRAAERKASADIGIVTACSHVAETRQGMEENKSPGLGIVGSTTDLMPDTEFESDLSGKGQQKSNLSASCQDPCGTPVTSKNTAVSVEPASQEREISPLQISVSSKVSTDSHDIHTEDFPSANEAEEIGTKIFITLPDPVGQPETVEKDFSAAMAVKSNSSETEECEIPDTVCKPLELQSASITSATQSSPVAQTPIKGSDVEEITKEDKAALEEEKASSQGKEQNEIKAINNEATEKQGAVNLSGGTEDSSSGSVKTSDLCESVVSQSGTETPVCHSERNVGLSENDNDRTDRISPDVITGPSVVSSKCLQDFASTPPAAPTQSEKSHDQVLSKPQDDIVVNHIATASQFEGGSLEKTPACISSVEQVNTEAADVSESPASGLTAQEPETNWIKALKEAASQSQSKQENAVEASRPLPSLESPQLEFLTPTEEVVAPLRQEDIPPPEQVAENTTEIPPSNLVKKPLDLPEPLEKTAELLEPAQHTVQHPEPIQSTNIDLPEETKKVELLEPTKKEEEPPEELPEPAGEPETSSEIAEEPAELPEPARSIEELPEPIKNEEPEPAKTTTEALEPEKKLISELPEEVVEKPAEVPHEEPFKAETDQDPADVLQDSGPSHAEQAERGDRAPAPPPPPTTEYHFSPALPPLLHDTTEFPTPPPTPPERHTPGALLTPPASPHLPPPPAPASPPVPSTYQCEDPSSAPCHPPLRSSDSDGAFETPESTTPVKAVSPIEPQTQQLPSSDKVADTSVSDPTSDLASDEPPCRSLSIVFDEDKPIAASGTYNIDVFATDSTTHALTRSLSLQGGELDTAGLLDGSAVGGFRPHSESFSVGTESAPGTLHRPKKVRPGSLKKKPLLRQNSNPESPRPASSSSTPEIKKRAKPRTANPVQAQEEAEGGSATPSPGGTLRRARKSRVETPPPLPEENNHTSQEESLVIPALPLCQEEAPHPGSPTSKDESPIPPSSSYKWDPDNFENIDPFNTGGSKIPNSPDLGRKGPLCGPIAIPPESPCVSAVEPCPPAPLEEPITNPEEQPIIPKRQSVRLEFDYSEESGEASHQASPPPKKVGKKPGGKMPLRKPKLGLKKAPPAQTEQLDNQPPATHNGNEEEIPVPKVSYNVEPDKWDDPNFNPFSSKKCISNSPKLSRPSYSFDPNNFDDSIDPFKSSNRMANSPPKASASFELSSNDYDNENDNDNIGELEDQNQNKPAKKKKTPIKSVKRSPKKSPLSDPSQDLTPADEPASLHPQDDHATDEEKLASSTSHKWAALHDTDADLNSDQQDFPQPCDLTSFVNENSLPHQAPVQDYEIEYMEKIGSSSPPLSVKKPSLYLKLDSVSDNLSKNTCAHGSEPSSPCTGSFEEMEAQITAGMKTPVLNSRPGPEGSAGDKGRKRESDALSRTQSTERDEQPPSQGPVEAPAPAMAMPLLDRLSECDDPLQYLEPDLAETNPTAFAQKLQSRLKKPSTRRWNINGSPLLKHRDVSSPIESAVSKTSLYTRTTSYIEGESPHLPRELDHSLGIAREEIVTKEKEVLEWQRKYEDSRQEVVEMRRIVAEYEKTIAQMIGEFQDDQKEKSLSHHTIQQLIMEKDQALADLNSVEKSLADLFRRYEKMKDVLEGFRKNEEVLKKCAQEYLSRVRKEEQRYQALKIHAEEKLDKANSEIAQVRAKAKQEHAAHQASVRKEQMKVESLERTLEQKNKEIEELTKICDELIAKMGRS from the exons ATGCCAGAAGTGAtagaaagcaagagagagggagaaagcgTGAGGCGTGATTCACTGGAGAGAGTAGCTACTGTAGCACTCgcggagagagagaaggcagtAGGAGAGAACGGTTTGGGAGGAATAGAAAAGTGCCTCAGTTCTGCAGTCGGAGAGACAGAAGGACTCCTGGACAGCCTTCCTCAGCTCTCGTTAATCTGTTCCCAGGGAAAACGCTCACTTGCGTTCTCAGCCAAAGAGGGACAGGCTGCATCTGAGGAAAGCTGCACCAGCAAAATGCCTCACAACTCGGCTGAGATTGAattgaagagacagagagagacagccatTCGCAGTGCAGACACAGAGCTCTCACCTGCCGAAGAGGGAGCCAGAGGAAAGGAGCCATTTAGCCGGTTAGAAGCATATATCAATATTTCTCCCCTTGGACTAATCACTGGTCCTGATTGTCAGgatcacagtgctgctggattGGAGAGAGCagtagagggaggaggaggaggaggaggaggaggaggaggaggaggaggagaggaggtggaatTGAAAGGAGGGCTGGCTAAAGAGCACAGTTCATTCAGCCAGCCAGAAGGCTCTGCTAGTGGGGTGTCATCAAGTGAGACTGAGACGTGTCCGCCCACCGATGTTGCCGAGTCACAGCTGAAGtcacagagctggagagagtCGATTGCTACCATCACTGAAAGCATCTGCACTGAAAAGGATCGTCTCTCTCACCCCTGCCAGGAGCAGCATGGCTCAGCAATATCGCCTCTTCCCGCTGACCCTGAACAGAGCTCCAGCAATACAGACGGAGGGGTAAGGGCTGATCTCAAACTGAATTTGATTTCAGAGGAATGGGGAGACACTTGTGAGGAGTCATCCAtcacagagacggagagaaacagcagccaAGTCTTCTTGTCTTTAATCTCACCTCAGCCTTTGACTACTTCACGACAAATCCCAGTTGAGCGACAAGCGAGCAACAATCAACAGGTCCAACCTGAAAGTAGCACAACAGAAGCCAGGACAGCCGAAAGTGCATCTGAGTTCCAGGTCCAAGCCCAGAGCCAGAGCAAAAGAGGTAGCCCAACTATGTCTGGAGCAGGTGTGAACTTATATGACAGCAGTGGATGCAACAATAGAGTTCACTTTGCGGACACTGTGAAACAAGAAGGCAGTTCCTCTGTGGACCTCAGGAACATGTTGGTGTCAGCTATGGACTGTGCATCTTTGCCTCCGCTGACTGTACATGAGAGTTTGCACCATCCTATTGTTGAGGCCAGCTACACCTTCCCAGACTTCCTCAGCTTGAAGAAGCAAGAAATCCCCACAAATGCAGCTCCTATGACGGGTGAACGAGCAATACAGTGTCCTGCTGACTTAACAAAGCCACAGAAAGATGTCCAGTTGGATAAAGGAGATGCAGAGACTAAAGATACcaagaaaaacattaacataGATCAGTCGGGTACAAACACTGTGGATTTACAGTCGGTGACTGAGGCCTGCTCAAAACAGCTCCCAGCTCCTGATGAGAAGAATCAGACTGGTAACGAAAAATATTTTGTCCTTTCACCGACAGCAGGAATTACTGCCTCTGAGGCGGATCATTTGCCAGTTGAACAGGTGTCGGCAAATGTGACAAAGCAAGTAGAGATGGAAACAGAGAAGGgtgctgtaaatgtgtgtttgtcaaaggaGAAAGAGATAGATCAATTACATGCTAAGTCTCAAGGCTCAGTCAAGACTGGCCAGCCTCAGGAGTCACCTTTAATAAGTGATGCTACTGTCATTcttgaagaaaaagaaggtaAACAACATCCTCTCCTCTCGTGTTCTGTGCTTCCAGCTGATGATGTTACCTGCAAGCCTTTAAATGTTGTCTCTGCTGAGTTACCTTCTGGACATCTCTCTACTGACCTTGACCCCAGTTCAAAATCTGAAACTGTGACCTTGACCAGCATAGCCTCTTCTGAGGCAAAGCCAAGTGACCCCAGTTATCAGCCTCCTGACCAATTAGATCAAACACCTCCTTGTGGACTAGTTACAACAGACCCTGTAACGACTAGCGAGGGGTCCACAATTCACTCTGCTGATTTGACAAAGGGTGAATCAGCTTCAGAAGTGACAGCCTCTGACCAGTCAATGCCTGTTACCGAGCAATGTCCTACTAATCCTACTTTTGTGCTGCCTCCCCCTGGCCCAATGTTGAGTCACTTGGAGTTCATTACTGACTGTGATATCTCTCTTCCTGAGCAGAAAGATAACCACAGTGCTGATGGTGACAGCACCAAACTCTGTGGGGAAGTGGATGGCAGCAAGAGCAGGGAAATGACCCCAGTCTCTGTAGCACTGGATCTGAAGCAAGGTGACGTCAGCGTTACAGCAGATGAGACTTGTCCGAAACTGGAGGATGGAAACTATGCTACGGAGTCTGATATTAAACTTGATAATTCTGTAATTGATGATGTAAATATTCCATTTCCACAAGAGCAAAGTCTGTCTCCTGCAGCAAAGCCTCCTGGTGCAACGTGTGCACTGGCAAAGGGTGGATCTGATAATATTATTTCTCTATCTCATACTGAGCCGGTCTCTGTTGGCATTAAACCTGTTATCTGTGAAGCATCCATTAAGGATGACCTCATTAATGTCAGTTGCCCACTCAGCTCTGACCTGCCTACCAATGAGGCTTATGATGCGACTAAACAAGACAATgtaaaagagaaacacacaatggGAGACCAGACCTGCACGCTatttgaagaggaaaagaagcaaaCTGAAGAGTCAACAATGGATAATCAAAAGGAAACAGCAAACCGCAAcaagctgcagacaggaaagacAGGCACAACACCACAGCAGAGTAATCGACCAGATAAAGAGGCTTTAGAGGAAATTGGAGACCTGCAGCCACCACATAAACATAAAGTACAAAATACTGAATCACCAGTAAGGGATataaaggaggaagaagacatgAAGAGTGGCATTGTGTCTAATAGCCAGAGAGAGACTTCTTGCTTATCTCCTGACCAACCTGCAGGCTCATCTGAGGACATAAGTGCTGAGGTAGAGTCTGGTAGTGAACCTCAGACTGTTTATGACCAGAGTTCATGCCAAAACCCAACAGCAACACTGGAACGCAGGTCTGACAGGGACACGGCACCAGATCTGAGTGTGGCTCTTGGCCAGTCAGAGTCCACACCAGATCCAGTGTGTTTTGCTCAGCAACAGGATCAACAGCAGCCGCATCTGGGATCCAGACATCCCACAGAGGAATTGTCAGGTGGTTGTCTAGAGGGGCCAGAAAAGACTAACAGTCAGGGCAGGCAGACTCAAGCACTCGTTCCAGGGGTAAGAGgggcagcagagaaaggagacGGCGAGAATTTGTGTCAGTCAGGAAGCAGGGATGACTTGACAGgtgatgacagcagtgacaatGAACAAGTGATAAGTCTAGAGAAGGGAGAGGGAGTGCAAGCTGCACCAGGGGTTGACAGGGTTTGTGTGTCGTTGCAGCTTGCCTGTGATTTAAATGACAGCGGAAGGGCTGCTGAGAGAAAAGCCTCAGCTGACATAGGCATAGTGACTGCTTGTTCTCATGTTGCCGAGACACGTCAGGGAATGGAAGAGAATAAAAGCCCCGGGTTAGGAATAGTTGGGTCAACTACAGATTTAATGCCAGACACTGAGTTTGAGAGCGATTTGAGTGGTAAAGGTCAGCAAAAAAGCAACCTCTCAGCTTCCTGTCAAGACCCATGTGGAACACCTGTGACCTCAAAGAACACTGCTGTATCTGTTGAGCCAGCATCACAGGAACGTGAGATTTCGCCTCTCCAGATCTCTGTTTCATCAAAGGTCAGCACAGATAGTCATGACATTCATACAGAAGATTTTCCAAGTGCAAACGAGGCTGAAGAAATTGGTACAAAAATATTCATTACTTTGCCAGATCCTGTTGGGCAACCAGAAACTGTGGAAAAGGATTTCAGTGCTGCCATGGCTGTGAAAAGCAACAGTAGTGAAACTGAGGAGTGTGAAATTCCGGATACAGTGTGCAAGCCTCTTGAGCTACAAAGCGCCAGTATAACCTCAGCCACACAAAGCAGCCCAGTAGCACAAACACCCATAAAAGGCTCTGATGTGGAGGAGATCACAAAGGAAGATAAAGCAGCtttggaggaagaaaaagctaGCAGCCAGGGGAAGGAACAAAATGAGATAAAAGCGATAAACAATGAAGCAACAGAAAAGCAGGGGGCTGTAAATCTAAGTGGGGGCACTGAAGACAGCAGCTCGGGATCAGTTAAAACTTCAGACCTTTGTGAAAGTGTCGTGTCACAAAGCGGCACAGAGACTCCTGTTTGTCACTCTGAGAGGAACGTTGGTCTGTCAGAAAATGACAATGATAGAACAGATAGAATAAGCCCTGATGTTATCACTGGTCCATCTGTTGTTTCCTCAAAGTGCCTGCAAGATTTTGCATCGACCCCTCCTGCAGCGCCTACCCAGTCAGAGAAGTCACATGATCAGGTGTTGTCAAAGCCCCAAGATGATATTGTGGTAAACCACATTGCTACCGCCTCCCAGTTCGAGGGAGGATCACTTGAAAAAACTCCTGCCTGCATCTCCTCTGTTGAACAAGTGAATACAGAGGCTGCTGATGTGTCAGAGAGTCCTGCAAGTGGACTAACAGCCCAAGAACCAGAAACAAACTGGATAAAAGCTCTAAAAGAAGCTGCCTCCCAGTCTCAGAGTAAACAAGAGAACGCAGTGGAGGCCTCAAG ACCCCTCCCTTCTCTGGAGTCTCCTCAACTGGAGTTTCTTACTCCAACCGAGGAGGTAGTTGCTCCTCTGAGACAGGAGGACATCCCACCACCGGAGCAAGTAGCAGAGAATACAACAGAGATCCCTCCTTCAAATCTTGTGAAGAAGCCACTGGATCTCCCTGAACCTTtagaaaagacagcagagctcctaGAGCCAGCACAGCACACAGTACAGCACCCAGAACCAATACAGAGCACAAATATAGATCtcccagaggaaacaaagaaagtaGAGCTCTTAGAACCAACCAAGAAAGAAGAGGAGCCTCCAGAAGAGCTTCCAGAACCAGCAGGTGAGCCAGAAACTTCTTCAGAAATAGCAGAGGAGCCAGCTGAGCTACCAGAACCGGCAAGAAGCATAGAGGAGCTCCCAGAACCAATAAAGAATGAAGAACCAGAGCCAGCAAAGACGACAACAGAGGCCCTAGAACCAGAGAAGAAGCTGATCAGTGAGCTgccagaggaggtggtggagaaaCCTGCAGAGGTCCCACACGAGGAGCcatttaaagcagaaacagaccAGGATCCTGCTGACGTGCTACAGGACAGCGG GCCCTCCCACGctgagcaggcagagagaggtgACCGtgcccctgccccccccccacctcctaCCACAGAGTACCACTTCTCgcctgccctccctcctctcctgcacgACACCACTGAGTtccccactcctcctcccacACCCCCGGAGAGGCACACACCCGGAGCTCTACTAACCCCACCTGCATctccccacctcccccctcctcctgcccctGCCTCCCCTCCAGTACCTTCCACTTACCAGTGTGAGGACCCTTCTTCCGCACCCTGCCACCCCCCTTTAAG GAGCTCAGACTCTGATGGAGCTTTTGAAACCCCTGAATCCACAACTCCAGTGAAGGCTGTTTCTCCTATAGAGCCCCAAACTCAGCAACTACCATCCAGTGACAAAg TAGCAGACACCTCAGTCAGTGATCCTACCTCTGACTTGGCTTCAGACGAGCCACCCTGCCGTTCACTCTCCATTGTTTTTGATGAGGACAAGCCCATAGCAGCCAGTGGCACCTACAACATTGACGTTTTTGCCACAGATTCAACAACTCACGCTCTGACACGTTCACTCAGTCTCCAGGGAGGAGAACTAGACACTGCTGGTCTGTTGGATGGATCAGCAGTCGGAGGCTTCCGTCCACATTCTGAATCCTTCAGTGTGGGCACTGAGAGTGCTCCAGGAACACTCCATAGGCCTAAGAAAGTCCGTCCTGGGTCTTTGAAGAAGAAGCCTCTTCTCAGACAGAACTCAAACCCAGAGAGTCCAAGGCCAGCCTCATCCAGCAGCACCCCGGAGATCAAGAAGCGGGCAAAGCCTAGAACTGCCAACCCTGTCCAGGctcaggaggaagcagagggaggatCTGCAACTCCGAGCCCTGGAGGAACCCTCCGAAGGGCCAGGAAGAGCCGTGTGgagactcctcctcctctgccagaGGAGAACAATCATACCAGCCAAGAGGAGAGCCTTGTCATCCCGGCCTTACCTTTGTGCCAGGAGGAGGCCCCTCACCCTGGTAGTCCAACAAGCAAAGACGAGTCCCCCATTCCCCCAAGTAGCTCCTACAAATGGGATCCAGATAATTTTGAAAACATAGACCCTTTCAATACTGGAGGTAGTAAAATTCCCAATTCTCCAGATCTGGGTCGTAAAGGTCCTCTGTGTGGTCCCATTGCAATCCCTCCAGAGAGtccctgtgtctctgctgtggagCCGTGTCCTCCGGCTCCTCTTGAAGAGCCTATCACCAACCCTGAAGAGCAACCCATCATCCCCAAACGTCAGTCAGTAAGGCTGGAGTTTGATTACTCTGAGGAGAGCGGTGAGGCATCACACCAGGCCTCTCCCCCACCCAAGAAAGTGGGCAAGAAGCCCGGTGGCAAGATGCCTCTTAGGAAACCAAAGCTGGGGCTGAAGAAGGCCCCTCCAGCACAGACGGAGCAGCTGGACAACCAACCTCCAGCAACCCACAATGGCAACGAGGAGGAAATCCCTGTCCCTAAGGTATCTTACAACGTTGAGCCTGACAAGTGGGACGATCCGAACTTCAATCCATTTTCTTCCAAGAAATGTATCAGCAACTCCCCCAAACTGTCCAGGCCATCTTATAGTTTTGACCCCAATAACTTTGATGACTCCATAGACCCTTTCAAATCCTCAAATAGGATGGCCAACTCCCCTCCTAAGGCCTCTGCCTCCTTTGAACTGTCATCCAATGACTatgacaatgaaaatgacaatgacaacatCGGGGAACTGGAGGACCAAAATCAGAACAAGCctgccaagaagaagaaaactccCATTAAATC AGTGAAGAGGTCGCCAAAGAAATCCCCATTGTCTGACCCATCCCAG GATCTTACACCTGCAGACGAACCTGCCTCCCTCCACCCACAGGACGACCACGCCACCGACGAGGAGAAGCTGGCCTCCTCCACCAGTCATAAGTGGGCAGCCCTGCACGACACGGATGCAGATTTGAACTCTGACCAACAAGACTTCCCTCAGCCGTGTGACCTTACGTCCTTTGTAAATGAGAACAGTCTTCCTCATCAGGCTCCAG TGCAAGACTATGAAATTGAGTACATGGAGAAGATTGGCTCCTCTTCGCCT CCACTGTCTGTGAAGAAGCCATCATTGTACCTGAAGTTGGACTCAGTTTCGGACAACTTAAGCAAGAACACGTGTGCACATGGATCTGAGCCCAGCTCCCCCTGCACAGG AAGTTTTGAGGAGATGGAGGCCCAGATAACAGCAGGTATGAAGACACCGGTGCTCAACTCCCGGCCTGGTCCCGAGGGCTCTGCTGGAGACAAgggcaggaagagagaaagtgacGCACTCAGCCgaacacaaagcacagagaggGACGAGCAG CCCCCTAGCCAGGGCCCCGTGGAGGCCCCCGCTCCAGCTATGGCCATGCCCCTGTTAGACAGGCTGTCTGAGTGTGATGACCCCCTGCAGTACCTGGAGCCTGACCTGGCTGAGACCAACCCCACCGCATTCGCCCAAAAACTACAG